In Prunus dulcis unplaced genomic scaffold, ALMONDv2, whole genome shotgun sequence, the following are encoded in one genomic region:
- the LOC117613743 gene encoding UPF0481 protein At3g47200-like — MEDQISEPEHWADAVQVFHDPDTDTRCIYRVPNKLRKVNEAAYTPQLISIGPFHHGKPELKDMETHKIIYCDNFFERSSKTTDELKHFIEGCQEQILRCYAGTISQVDNYFRDVILRDAGFIIELFLTNSENPENYYHILRSPWLRKAIEQDLILFENQLPYFILEDLYNFAKPKPKPNSYSPSRNKVQARGQANRRHRCIDLDQICYCLPCCRPNQPRDYAVEIIEATVHPFLKLTCEFFNYYGTKENSVRKGLDIRNFTDLVRHFLCPAEEMTWVGSRLTPIKNIYDARKLKAAGVNFRLLKEAGFVVKGHESHHCNFNSACFTSMDLKLTQFCVKDETECVIRNVMALEQFLYPECASICEYFLLMDKLVDTVEDVNLLIDSGVVVNNLGSNERVTNLINQLCEQIMDDVSCYGDLCDKLNKHYGISFWNRHVALLKRVYFKDLWTASSTILGIFVLVFSIFGTIKSLKS; from the coding sequence ATGGAGGATCAGATATCTGAGCCAGAACATTGGGCTGACGCTGTACAAGTATTCCACGACCCTGACACTGACACGAGATGTATCTACAGGGTTCCCAACAAACTCCGCAAAGTAAATGAAGCAGCATACACTCCTCAATTAATTTCGATAGGCCCCTTCCACCATGGCAAACCAGAACTCAAGGACATGGAAAcccataaaataatatattgtgacaatttttttgaacGTTCTTCGAAGACCACGGATGAACTAAAACATTTCATCGAAGGTTGTCAAGAACAGATTCTTAGGTGTTATGCAGGGACAATTAGTCAGGTTGACAACTACTTTCGGGACGTAATTCTACGTGATGCTGGCTTCATCATTGAGCTCTTCTTGACGAATTCCGAAAACCCTGAAAATTATTATCACATATTAAGATCACCGTGGCTGAGGAAAGCTATAGAGCAGGACCTCATACTGTTTGAAAATCAGCTTCCTTATTTTATTCTTGAAGACCTGTATAACTTTGCCaagcccaagcccaagcccaaCTCTTATTCCCCATCCCGCAACAAAGTGCAAGCACGAGGACAGGCCAATAGACGACACAGATGCATTGATCTTGATCAGATATGTTACTGCTTGCCTTGCTGTCGTCCAAATCAACCCCGTGATTATGCTGTAGAAATTATTGAAGCCACTGTTCATCCCTTTCTCAAGCTTACCTGTGAGTTCTTCAACTATTACGGTACTAAGGAAAATTCAGTCAGGAAGGGACTAGATATAAGAAATTTCACTGATTTGGTAAGACATTTTCTGTGCCCCGCAGAAGAAATGACTTGGGTAGGTAGTCGTTTGACtcctataaaaaatatatacgaCGCAAGAAAGCTGAAGGCAGCAGGAGTGAACTTTAGGCTACTTAAAGAAGCAGGGTTTGTCGTTAAAGGACATGAATCTCACCATTGTAATTTCAACTCAGCATGTTTTACAAGTATGGACTTGAAGCTTACACAATTTTGTGTCAAGGATGAGACAGAATGCGTTATTCGAAACGTCATGGCGTTGGAGCAGTTTCTGTATCCAGAGTGTGCTTCTATTTGCGAATACTTTTTGTTGATGGATAAGCTTGTGGACACTGTGGAAGACGTGAATTTGCTGATTGACAGTGGAGTTGTTGTTAACAACCTAGGCAGCAATGAAAGAGTGACGAACTTGATTAATCAACTTTGTGAGCAGATTATGGATGATGTATCCTGCTATGGTGATCTTTGTGACAAACTTAATAAGCACTATGGGATCAGTTTTTGGAACCGTCATGTGGCACTCCTGAAGCGAGTTTACTTCAAGGATCTTTGGACGGCCAGTTCAACTATACTTGGAATTTTTGTCCTGGTTTTCTCAATCTTCGGAACTATTAAATCTCTCAAATCTTAA